From the Alphaproteobacteria bacterium genome, the window ATAACGGGCTAACTTTCCAGGCCTAGCAGGTTACGAGCGAAATCACGACTCGTAAAGGCACGAAGATCATCGGCGGATTCTCCGACTCCAATGGCATGGATAGGAAGCCCAAATTTTTCAGCTAGCGAAACAACAACCCCTCCACGCGCAGTGCCGTCGAGTTTTGTGATGATTAGACCCGTTAAGCCAATAATTTCTTTGAAATTTTGGACTTGGCTGTGAGCATTTTGTCCCGTGGTTCCATCTAAAATTAATAAGGTGCTATGCGGGGCGGATTCATCAATTTTTCCTAAGACACGTTGAATTTTTTTCAATTCATCCATCAAATGGGCTTTATTTTGAAGGCGTCCCGCTGTGTCAATGAGGAGCACATCGGTATCGGCTTCTTGTGCCTTAACCAGCGCCTCATAAGCCAGGCCGGCTGCATCTGCGCCCGGGGCTCCCGAAACAACGGGGACATCTATTCTTTGGCCCCAAATTTGTAGTTGTTCAACAGCTGCAGCTCGAAACGTATCTCCGGCAGCCATCATTACAGAAAGTCCTTGGTCTTTCCACTGCTTCGCCAATTTTCCTATTGTTGTTGTTTTTCCGCTGCCATTCACACCGACAACCAAAATAACATGAGGTTTTAATCTGTCATTTAAAAGAAGGGGTTGAGCCATGGGTGTTAAAATAAGCTCTATGGCGTTGGCCAAAAAATCTTTAATCTCGTCCAAACTGATATCTTGATTGAGGCGTTGTTTCCCAAGATCTGTTGTTAATCGAGAGGCCGTTTCAACACCCAAATCACTTGTGATAAGCAGTTCTTCTAACTCGTCAAGGGTGGGTTGATCGAGCTTCCGAGCCACAAAAATTGTCTTAAGGCCATCACCTAAGCGATCAGATGAGCGTTTAAGTCCCTTTTTCAGACGTGACCACCAACCGCTTTTTTCTTCATCAATAGTCTCTACCGATTCGGTCATTCGATTATTTTTCCTTTTAAGCCTTCTGAGGTGGCCTCGACAACATGCGCTTTTATAACCGATCCTATGGCATATTCTATAGGGCTTTCAAGTTCTATAGGAGCAAAGTGATCTGTTTTCCCTCGGATTCGCATGCCATATTCTTTCTTCTCTGACGTTTCAACCAACAGCTGGGTATCTTGGTTAACGCAAGATTTGTAAAAATGATAAAGAGCTTCTTTGCCTTTTTCTCGCAACAGTGCTGCTCGCTTTTTAATGATAGGGCCGGGAACGGCGGGCATGCGACTCGCGGGTGTGCCGGGACGTGAAGAGTAAGGAAAGACATGCAGATAGGTTAAACCACAATCAACAATACTACGTAATGTGTTATCAAACATCTCCTCTGTTTCAGTCGGAAAGCCAGCAATGAGATCAGCACCAAATACCACATCAGGTCGTAAGGAGCGTGCTTTTTCACAAAAAGCAATCGCATCGGCGCGCAAATGGCGGCGTTTCATGCGTTTCAATATCATATCATCTCCCGCTTGCAAACTCATGTGTAGATGGGGTAACAAGCGAGGTTCTTGTGCAATTAATTGCCAAAGTTCATCATCTATTTCAACAGGGTCTAGAGAAGAAAGACGTAAACGATTTAATTCAGGAACGAGTGCCAAGAGTCTTCGAATCATTTGGCCTAAGGTTGGGGAACCCGGTAAATCAGCCCCATAAGCCGTTATGTCCACTCCGGTCATTACAATTTCTTGGTATCCAGATTGAATCAACGTTTTGACTTGAGCCACAATTTCCCCAATCGCTACGCTGCGTGAATTACCACGGCCGTAAGGAATTGTGCAAAAAGTACAGCGATGATCGCAGCCATTTTGAACTTGGACGAAGGCACGAGCTTTTCCCTCAAAACCGGCAACGAGATGTCCCGCAGTTTCTCGTACAGCCATAATGTCATTGACCAAAACACGGTCATGGTCAGTTGTTTTTAGATAACTTGAAAGTTTCATTTTTTCATCATTACCAATGACGCGACTGACTTCGGGCATATTTGCATAGCTTGATGGATTTATCTGTGATGCACATCCAGTTATAATAATTTCTGTGTCTGGATGTTCCCGGCGCAAACGGCGAATGGTTTGTTTGGCTTGACGTTCTGCTTCAGCTGTTACAGCACACGTATTAATAATAATTGACTGACTGAGGCCTGCCTGCCGTCCTAAATCTTTCATGACTTCAGATTCGTAAGTATTTAAACGGCAACCGAATGTAATAACAACTGGCCCCTCATCTGTTGTTAGAGGTAAATTTGACTGAATTTGAGACGAATGAGTCATAGGTAAATTAATTTCTAAATTAAAACAATAAAGTATAGGGCTAAGCATTCACAGATTTTGTTTATACGATACTTAAATCACATTCAGCGTTAAAAGGCAACGAAAAGCGGGAAATGCTATGGAAATATAAGGAATAACGGTTCCTTTTATTAATCTTCTTCCATTTCCTTTTCGATGGATTCGAGTTGATCGCTTAATGCCTTATTTTGTTTCATTAAGGACTTTAAGATCATGGTGATTTGTTTTGTGTCACGATTTTGTGAGTATTGAATGCTAAAGGCCATGAGGAATGTTACAATTGTTGTGCCTGTATTGATGACTAGCTGCCACGTATTTGAATAATCGTAATATGGGCCCGTTATGGCCCAAGCAATGACCACAATCAAAGAAACTGAAAAGGCGCTGAGAGAGCCACCTAATTTAGATAGTTTGATAATTTTGGAGCGTATGTACCGTTTTAAGGCTTTTAATTGTGACCATGTCGCTTGGGTGATGGTTGCAAAAGCTTGTTTGATTTTCATGACGAACACCCTCCCCGGGTTATTTGTAATTCCCGGATACACCTTCATACAATGATGTACCTACTAACAAAGAGTAGGGGAATCTCGTTAATGATTTCTTAAAATATCCGTGCTGTTTTGAGAATAAATATTTAAATAATTCCTTTAAATATATCCCTAATTTTTTGCGTAAAACCTTGTTTTATATGGTGACTTTATCTGGCTATGCCGGGAAAAATCTTCCCCCCACCAATTAGGGCCCCCAAAAGATCCCCGGCTTTAAGATTACCTTTTCCCAAATTATCTATTACACCTTTAAAAACATTTTCTATCATATATTTTTCTAACATTCCCGTATCCAATTTTCGCGACGGATGATCAATCGAGCCGCTTAATTGCATCTGAAAGGGGGGAATTTTTGGATGATCCGTTAAACGGAATTGCGCCTGGATATTTAACAGATATTTGGGAAGGTCAATTTGACCCGCAGCTTGTCCGTGTCCGCCTTGAGCAACTAAATTCATATTCTGGATTGTTCCAATTCCCTCTTTAAAAACGATATCACCTTTAAAGCTGGAGAAGGGAGTTTGACCTTTTCCCATCGACGTTGTTAAAAGCCCCAAAAGTGAAGCTGGATTTTGAAGAGAACCTAAACGTTGGCTGAGGGTATGCAAATCAAAACCATTGATAACCCCATCTTTTGCCGAAAGAGTTACTGGGCCGCTCAAATTGTGAACCATGGCATAGAGGCTATCTCCATGGGTGGTGAAATCACTCGAAAAGAACATTTTTCCACCGACCAGTTTAACACTTGTCCCTTGTGCAGGGAGATGTTTCAAGTTTGCATCTTTTAAGACAATTTGGAGGCCTAGAGAGTTGGTCGATGTTACATGACCATTACCCACAAACGATCCATCAAATACAGTGCCGGTAAGGGACGTAAGGTCTAAGCGACCATTCTGGAGTGTTGCCAACAATTTTGGGTTCATTATGACCCAATCGCCTTGGTTTAGTTTGGCGGCGTTAATCTCAAACTGTCCATCAAATTTGTTCAAAATACTTAAATCGATAGGGTCATGAGACCAAAGGGATTTTTCTGCTTGTTTTTTGGTTGAGGTGAGAAATATTTTTGCTTCTGGGAATGTTAAATTTTGTCGCATCCGAGACGCAACTAAAGTGCTCATGTTAATGGTATTAAGTAGGAGAGCTGCTTTAATTTTTGGCTTAGTGCCTTCGTGATTCACATCCACATTTCCCGAAAAATTGAAGTGAGGACCTAATTGCCCTTGAAGATGGCTCAAATGAAGGGATTTAGCATTCCACGTTATATTGCCTTTCAACTTGCTGATCCCCAGAGGTTGGGGGGCTTTAGCACCCATAATTTTAAAAATATTTTCAATCTTAGGTGTTTGCAAATCCACGACGAGAAAAGGCTCTTTTTTTCGAGTATCCCAAGCTAGACTTCCCAGAAGTTTTGCATTCTGAATTGAGAGATTGGCGTCGCTTAATTGTATTATTTCTCCCACAGTAAAGTGAGTGGAAACAGTTACAGGGCCCAAAATCTCGATGGGTAGAGCTTCAGTGTCAATAG encodes:
- the mtaB gene encoding tRNA (N(6)-L-threonylcarbamoyladenosine(37)-C(2))-methylthiotransferase MtaB — protein: MTHSSQIQSNLPLTTDEGPVVITFGCRLNTYESEVMKDLGRQAGLSQSIIINTCAVTAEAERQAKQTIRRLRREHPDTEIIITGCASQINPSSYANMPEVSRVIGNDEKMKLSSYLKTTDHDRVLVNDIMAVRETAGHLVAGFEGKARAFVQVQNGCDHRCTFCTIPYGRGNSRSVAIGEIVAQVKTLIQSGYQEIVMTGVDITAYGADLPGSPTLGQMIRRLLALVPELNRLRLSSLDPVEIDDELWQLIAQEPRLLPHLHMSLQAGDDMILKRMKRRHLRADAIAFCEKARSLRPDVVFGADLIAGFPTETEEMFDNTLRSIVDCGLTYLHVFPYSSRPGTPASRMPAVPGPIIKKRAALLREKGKEALYHFYKSCVNQDTQLLVETSEKKEYGMRIRGKTDHFAPIELESPIEYAIGSVIKAHVVEATSEGLKGKIIE
- a CDS encoding AsmA family protein, with the protein product MRRMAFGILGLFGIILGLALIVPLFLDFNDYKPEIIAKAKESLGREVTIKGEISLRILPTPQLSIGQIGIDNISGGSPKELIHVQNLRVAIDLFPLLKKQIKIKTIELDQPEIFLEKLANGQENWMFNLPDSTSSSPHFEVSLDKVFIHKGHITFRDKGKDTQIHNINVTGKLDTLQGPYTLKGDLSTFGQSVKMEGRFGILGQAQDVNLKIQAGDSTLNLEGTTSLSTRDFKGNIKAFADLKSLNTESNPKTASPLTSGPLKVEGSITINDQGIDLHQAKFNIGSAHPTGNIKVSFKEALQIQGMLKELPGQGDCAFTLIPAAKGLSGTLKANAGKMNELLAWLAIDTEALPIEILGPVTVSTHFTVGEIIQLSDANLSIQNAKLLGSLAWDTRKKEPFLVVDLQTPKIENIFKIMGAKAPQPLGISKLKGNITWNAKSLHLSHLQGQLGPHFNFSGNVDVNHEGTKPKIKAALLLNTINMSTLVASRMRQNLTFPEAKIFLTSTKKQAEKSLWSHDPIDLSILNKFDGQFEINAAKLNQGDWVIMNPKLLATLQNGRLDLTSLTGTVFDGSFVGNGHVTSTNSLGLQIVLKDANLKHLPAQGTSVKLVGGKMFFSSDFTTHGDSLYAMVHNLSGPVTLSAKDGVINGFDLHTLSQRLGSLQNPASLLGLLTTSMGKGQTPFSSFKGDIVFKEGIGTIQNMNLVAQGGHGQAAGQIDLPKYLLNIQAQFRLTDHPKIPPFQMQLSGSIDHPSRKLDTGMLEKYMIENVFKGVIDNLGKGNLKAGDLLGALIGGGKIFPGIAR
- the ftsY gene encoding signal recognition particle-docking protein FtsY, whose product is MTESVETIDEEKSGWWSRLKKGLKRSSDRLGDGLKTIFVARKLDQPTLDELEELLITSDLGVETASRLTTDLGKQRLNQDISLDEIKDFLANAIELILTPMAQPLLLNDRLKPHVILVVGVNGSGKTTTIGKLAKQWKDQGLSVMMAAGDTFRAAAVEQLQIWGQRIDVPVVSGAPGADAAGLAYEALVKAQEADTDVLLIDTAGRLQNKAHLMDELKKIQRVLGKIDESAPHSTLLILDGTTGQNAHSQVQNFKEIIGLTGLIITKLDGTARGGVVVSLAEKFGLPIHAIGVGESADDLRAFTSRDFARNLLGLES
- a CDS encoding low affinity iron permease family protein, with translation MKVYPGITNNPGRVFVMKIKQAFATITQATWSQLKALKRYIRSKIIKLSKLGGSLSAFSVSLIVVIAWAITGPYYDYSNTWQLVINTGTTIVTFLMAFSIQYSQNRDTKQITMILKSLMKQNKALSDQLESIEKEMEED